The proteins below come from a single Gossypium raimondii isolate GPD5lz chromosome 2, ASM2569854v1, whole genome shotgun sequence genomic window:
- the LOC105787841 gene encoding FCS-Like Zinc finger 5, whose amino-acid sequence MMLGKRSRQPIKRTTSMTGITVDVSDAEDVVDQHHQDPIISHLPPPQIHPMHESPDGTSLYDHRFLAMVSPRNPTSFTNRIVDSSTTDTASFLRACWLCNRRLAPGRDIYMYRGDTSFCSQECREKQMKQDERKEKLNINSSKKEDRHAHSSSTTTSSKTSKAKPVVAA is encoded by the exons ATGATGCTCGGAAAACGCTCACGTCAGCCGATCAAGAGGACGACAAGCATGACGGGTATCACCGTCGATGTCTCCGACGCGGAGGATGTCGTCGACCAGCACCACCAAGACCCAATCATATCTCATCTTCCTCCCCCTCAAATCCACCCTATGCATGAATCCCCCGACGGTACCTCCCTCTACGATCACCGTTTCTTGGCCATGGTGTCGCCCAGAAACCCAACTTCTTTCACTAACCGTATCGTCGACAGTAGCACCACAGACACTGCTTCTTTTTTGCGAGCTTGTTGGCTTTGTAATCGCCGCTTAGCTCCTGGTCGtgacatatatatgtatag AGGGGATACATCGTTTTGTAGTCAAGAGTGCAGAGAAAAACAGATGAAGcaagatgaaagaaaagaaaagctaaacATTAATTCTTCAAAGAAAGAAGACCGCCATGCCCATTCCTCTTCAACCACCACCTCCTCCAAGACTTCTAAAGCGAAGCCTGTGGTTGCTGCTTGA
- the LOC128033732 gene encoding uncharacterized protein LOC128033732, protein MTAKSGLVLGGQRRNLSKPSSGVLARAYVMKAKRDVWFGTGRTDEKSYDHQKNDYSGADAYLAYIMYSSKSGKEVSQVQVVREFADVFPGEFPRMPRERVEEFLIELDSVTTPISYTLYRMAPLELNELKERLKDLLNKGFIRPSMSLWDAPILFVKKKDETMRLCIDYY, encoded by the exons ATGACGGCTAAATCTGGTTTGGTACTGGGAGGACAGAGGAGAAATCTTAGTAAGCCAAGTTCTGGAGTATTAGCAAGAGCTTATGTGATGAAAGCTAAGAGGGATGTTTGGTTTGGTACTGGGAGGACAGATGAGAAATCTTA TGATCACCAGAAAAATGATTATTCAGGTGCAGATGCTTATTTGGCTTATATCATGTATTCATCTAAATCAGGAAAAGAGGTTAGCCAAGTTCAAGTAGTAAGAGAATTTGCAGATGTGTTTCCTGGGGAATTTCCTAGAATGCCTCGTGAAAGAGTGGAGGAGTTTTTGATTGAACTGGATTCTGTTACAACACCTATTTCTTATACTCTATATAGGATGGCACCATTAGAGCTTAACGAGTTAAAAGAGCGGTTAAAAGATCTTTTAAATAAGGGATTTATTAGACCAAGTATGTCATTGTGGGATGCACCAATTctatttgtaaagaagaaagatgaaacTATGCGCCTATGTATAGATTACTACTAA